A genomic segment from Nicotiana tabacum cultivar K326 chromosome 9, ASM71507v2, whole genome shotgun sequence encodes:
- the LOC107812288 gene encoding large ribosomal subunit protein uL11-like has translation MPPKFDPSQVVEVFVRVTGGEVGAASSLAPKIGPLGLSPKKIGEDIAKETAKDWKGLRVTVKLTVQNRQAKVSVVPSAAALVIKALKEPERDRKKTKNIKHNGNISLDDVIEIAKVMKPRSMAKDLTGTVKEILGTCVSVGCTVDGKDPKDLQQEIDDGDVEIPLD, from the coding sequence ATGCCGCCAAAGTTCGATCCCTCTCAGGTCGTCGAAGTTTTCGTCCGAGTCACCGGAGGTGAAGTCGGAGCAGCGAGTTCGCTCGCTCCAAAAATCGGTCCACTCGGTCTCTCCCCTAAGAAAATCGGTGAAGACATCGCAAAAGAAACCGCAAAGGACTGGAAGGGTCTCCGAGTCACCGTGAAACTCACTGTTCAGAACCGTCAAGCTAAAGTCTCCGTCGTACCGTCCGCCGCGGCACTCGTCATCAAGGCATTGAAGGAGCCGGAGAGAGATCGCAAAAAGACGAAGAACATCAAGCACAACGGCAATATATCGCTTGATGATGTTATTGAGATTGCTAAAGTGATGAAGCCGAGATCTATGGCTAAGGATTTGACTGGAACTGTGAAGGAGATTTTAGGCACGTGTGTTTCTGTTGGTTGTACTGTTGATGGAAAGGATCCTAAGGATTTGCAGCAGGAGATTGATGATGGTGATGTCGAGATTCCTCTGGATTAA